One segment of Aulosira sp. FACHB-615 DNA contains the following:
- a CDS encoding phage tail protein, whose translation MTSQILHLQLTSMQLPNAIQTSAVGKGADDFSQIALSSQTTVRAGCDLVVHPPEPSEIVLQLENLGSRMLRLNVRVEGNFPAEWCRIGMEGYELAPRSRMDVVLYFQLPADFFETPALAAGQSLVLDYHSRIHVNYSEEGTGRQLVETAGLNLYVRPRSLYPKFLPAVYREVDFISRFLKIFEQAFEPSVQTLDVLWAYLDPMTAPQTLLPFLAHWVAWPVDRRWTIERQRSLIRSAVELYRWRGTRRGLRLYIHLYTDLPLDEHITREVDKHICIEEIRGEGFVLGNTRLGEDAMIGGGRPYHFIVRLRPQRPDQVDEQLVRHIIDQEKPAFCTYELYIDESITNGQ comes from the coding sequence ATGACTAGTCAAATTCTGCACCTGCAACTTACATCAATGCAATTACCTAACGCCATTCAAACGTCGGCGGTGGGTAAGGGTGCAGATGATTTTTCGCAAATAGCACTTAGTAGTCAAACGACGGTACGTGCTGGGTGTGATTTGGTTGTTCATCCGCCGGAACCGAGTGAAATAGTTTTACAGCTAGAAAACTTGGGTAGTCGGATGCTGCGGTTGAATGTGCGGGTGGAGGGGAATTTCCCGGCTGAGTGGTGTCGCATTGGGATGGAGGGGTATGAACTCGCACCGCGATCGCGGATGGATGTGGTGTTATATTTCCAACTTCCAGCCGATTTCTTTGAAACTCCCGCGTTGGCGGCTGGTCAATCTTTGGTATTGGATTATCACAGTCGCATTCACGTTAATTACAGCGAGGAGGGGACTGGTAGACAGTTAGTTGAAACGGCTGGTTTAAATTTATATGTCCGTCCCCGCAGTCTCTATCCTAAGTTTTTACCTGCGGTTTATCGAGAAGTTGATTTTATTAGTCGCTTCTTGAAGATTTTTGAACAGGCTTTTGAACCCTCAGTGCAAACGCTGGATGTGTTGTGGGCTTATTTAGACCCCATGACCGCACCGCAAACATTATTACCTTTTCTCGCGCACTGGGTAGCTTGGCCTGTTGACCGCCGTTGGACTATCGAACGACAACGTTCTTTAATTCGTTCGGCGGTTGAGCTTTATCGCTGGCGGGGAACACGTAGAGGTTTGCGTTTATATATACATCTTTATACAGATTTACCTTTAGATGAACATATTACTAGAGAAGTTGATAAACATATTTGTATTGAAGAAATTCGCGGCGAAGGTTTTGTTTTAGGAAATACACGCCTAGGCGAAGATGCGATGATTGGCGGCGGTCGTCCGTATCATTTTATCGTGCGCCTTCGTCCCCAACGCCCAGATCAGGTAGATGAACAATTAGTCCGCCACATTATCGACCAAGAAAAACCCGCTTTTTGTACTTATGAACTTTATATAGATGAGTCAATAACTAATGGTCAATAG
- a CDS encoding DUF4159 domain-containing protein, with protein sequence MEIHPLERLQIQDGLLINAERWKRSHDYHRQRQNIHYQSLNEPGIVEGLGVSLIPAPKDVPSQYNDGRWLQIQPGIAIDVNGNPIVVPQPIDFHISADITEEKPRLIYLVVRYVDPDTLQRKQVSEFETETFRIDEKTTPPDVFEVELCRILLQPGLVTLENPPDVFYPSLNSLDFRYRKIARSRPTAVVRAAHLDSQETKEGSSFANLASLLRYTESLTCTLQGDEQIARLSFPLLDPTIAINYDLLFITGSEPLILNVQELANLKSYLDSGGVLLVEAPTDAVDRLESVLEITESLATPLEDLRRLDKHHPLRTQPFLFAALPAINQKPLQILVAGGIVLVIGDLSLAWGLDEKLTLPRETIRTAQELGINILNFAWKRKRMTQLRQQTAIPVSSKPDPLKSIFNKLE encoded by the coding sequence ATGGAAATTCACCCCCTAGAACGACTACAAATTCAAGATGGTTTATTAATTAACGCTGAACGGTGGAAGCGATCGCATGATTATCACCGTCAGCGACAAAATATTCATTATCAATCACTTAATGAACCGGGAATAGTTGAAGGTTTGGGTGTGAGTTTGATTCCTGCGCCGAAGGATGTACCATCACAATATAACGATGGGCGATGGTTACAAATTCAGCCAGGAATTGCTATTGATGTGAATGGGAATCCGATTGTGGTTCCGCAACCGATAGACTTTCATATCTCGGCTGATATTACGGAAGAAAAACCCAGATTAATTTATTTAGTTGTGCGTTATGTAGACCCAGATACTTTACAACGCAAACAAGTAAGTGAATTTGAAACAGAAACTTTTCGCATTGATGAAAAAACAACGCCGCCTGATGTGTTTGAGGTGGAGTTATGCCGAATTTTATTACAGCCGGGATTAGTAACTTTAGAAAATCCCCCAGATGTATTTTATCCGAGTTTGAATAGTTTGGATTTTCGTTATCGGAAAATTGCGCGATCGCGTCCAACTGCTGTGGTACGCGCGGCGCATCTTGATAGTCAGGAAACTAAGGAAGGCAGTAGTTTTGCAAATCTCGCTTCTTTATTAAGATATACCGAAAGTCTAACCTGTACCCTTCAAGGAGATGAGCAAATTGCTCGTTTAAGTTTTCCACTTTTAGACCCAACGATAGCAATTAATTATGATTTGCTATTTATTACTGGTAGTGAACCGTTAATTTTAAATGTGCAAGAATTAGCTAATCTCAAAAGCTATCTAGATAGTGGGGGAGTTTTATTAGTAGAAGCGCCTACCGATGCAGTTGATAGATTAGAAAGCGTTTTAGAAATTACTGAAAGTTTAGCCACACCTTTAGAAGATTTACGCCGACTTGATAAACATCATCCATTAAGAACACAACCGTTTTTATTTGCTGCTTTACCAGCTATTAATCAAAAGCCTCTGCAAATTTTAGTTGCAGGTGGCATTGTTTTAGTTATTGGTGATTTATCCCTAGCTTGGGGATTAGATGAAAAATTAACTTTACCACGAGAAACAATTCGCACCGCCCAAGAATTAGGCATTAATATTCTCAATTTTGCTTGGAAGCGTAAGCGAATGACGCAATTACGGCAACAAACTGCGATTCCTGTTTCAAGTAAGCCTGATCCATTAAAAAGCATTTTTAATAAGTTGGAATAA
- a CDS encoding CHAT domain-containing protein gives MKPHLLLLTITLLLLSPLPAKPLDAQQYRANLLLNLGNRQLTNGQFKSALASLQESLKLYQITGDRTGEATALFRLGDAYFTLGRYRTAINYYNQSLQLTQNFPNQSLTVQIFEHLSNTYITLGDEKLAKKYQTQAAALKKEIGNPDREAAFLGNVGLDHDAATEYKQAIAFYSQQFTTAKDNNNYQLQIDSLQNLAATYRKLGQFTQAIATSQQQLKLAQQLNNSTIVSLTFKQLAETYQTQGDFQAAIAFYQQQLQLTDKTQKSEVIRQLGRAYTFAKEYEQAIALYQEQLNSAKANKDNYTQGTALNNLAFVYLNSNKFDEAKTTLQTSIKTWTSLRLDLANTIDYAAEQNNTYRLLQQVLITQNQPEAALEIAEQGSIMTFLQLMGMRLASEAKDNNLKTAHKSIILPTIIDIQKIAKSQKATLVKYSIIPDDGLYIWVIQPTGKITFRKVKPTPENTFTSTNSIPEIVASVPKYLGVNSQEKQTQKFVNPLLQLHQLLIKPIADLLPENPQAQIIFIPQDELLFVPFSALIDISGKYLIEKHPISTVPAIQILQLAKEQRGRTGGSKVVVVGNPTMPKISRAINQAPQPLPQLINSEQEALAVADLFKTKAFIGSQASKAAILPLLPKAKIIHLATYGVLDDIKRQGIPGGVALAGENNGLLTASEILNLYNQPKGKRLRARLAFVSAGEPGHGSIGNGLLGLSLALMTSGVPSVIVSQWAAPDTPTSVLTTEFYRQLKQNPNKAQALQKAMLATMKQYPNPKDWAGFNLIGELH, from the coding sequence ATGAAACCCCATCTATTATTATTAACAATAACTCTCCTCCTCCTCTCCCCCCTTCCCGCCAAACCATTAGACGCACAACAATATCGCGCCAACTTACTCTTAAACCTCGGTAATAGACAACTCACAAACGGACAATTTAAGTCAGCCTTAGCATCCTTACAAGAATCACTCAAACTATATCAAATAACAGGCGATCGCACCGGAGAAGCCACAGCTTTATTTCGCCTCGGTGACGCTTACTTTACTCTCGGTAGATATAGAACTGCGATTAACTATTACAACCAAAGTTTACAACTAACGCAAAATTTTCCTAATCAATCGCTGACAGTACAAATTTTTGAACATCTCAGCAATACATATATTACCCTGGGCGATGAAAAGTTAGCGAAAAAATATCAAACACAAGCCGCAGCACTTAAAAAAGAAATTGGTAATCCCGACAGAGAAGCAGCTTTTTTAGGTAATGTTGGTTTAGATCATGATGCGGCGACTGAGTATAAACAAGCGATTGCTTTTTATTCCCAACAATTTACAACCGCCAAGGATAATAATAACTATCAACTGCAAATTGATTCTTTACAAAACCTCGCTGCAACTTATCGTAAATTAGGGCAATTTACCCAGGCGATCGCAACTTCTCAACAACAGTTAAAATTAGCCCAGCAATTAAATAATAGTACCATCGTCAGTCTGACCTTTAAACAACTAGCCGAAACCTATCAAACTCAAGGTGACTTTCAAGCTGCGATCGCTTTTTATCAACAACAGCTACAACTTACCGATAAAACACAAAAATCTGAAGTCATCCGACAACTAGGACGCGCTTACACTTTTGCCAAAGAATACGAGCAAGCGATCGCATTATATCAAGAACAATTAAACTCTGCTAAAGCAAATAAAGATAATTACACTCAAGGTACAGCTTTAAATAACTTAGCCTTTGTATATCTCAACTCAAACAAATTCGATGAAGCTAAAACGACACTGCAAACAAGTATTAAAACTTGGACATCGTTACGTTTAGATTTAGCTAACACAATTGATTACGCTGCGGAACAAAACAATACCTATCGCTTACTACAACAAGTTTTAATTACCCAAAATCAGCCAGAAGCCGCCTTAGAAATAGCTGAACAAGGCAGTATTATGACATTCTTACAATTAATGGGAATGCGGTTAGCTTCTGAAGCTAAAGATAATAATTTAAAAACTGCACACAAGTCAATTATTTTACCGACAATTATTGATATTCAAAAAATTGCTAAATCACAAAAAGCTACTTTAGTCAAATATTCTATTATTCCTGATGATGGCTTATATATTTGGGTAATTCAGCCAACAGGAAAAATTACCTTCCGCAAGGTCAAACCCACACCAGAAAATACCTTCACTTCCACTAATTCCATTCCTGAAATAGTTGCTAGTGTTCCTAAATACCTGGGTGTGAATAGTCAAGAGAAACAAACCCAAAAGTTTGTCAATCCGTTATTACAATTACATCAACTATTAATTAAACCCATTGCTGATTTATTACCAGAAAATCCACAAGCCCAAATAATTTTTATCCCCCAAGATGAATTATTATTTGTGCCTTTCTCCGCTTTAATTGATATTTCTGGTAAATATTTAATTGAAAAACACCCAATTTCAACTGTACCAGCAATTCAAATCTTGCAGTTAGCTAAAGAACAACGAGGTAGAACAGGCGGAAGTAAAGTTGTGGTTGTGGGTAATCCTACCATGCCAAAAATTTCCCGCGCAATTAATCAAGCACCCCAACCTTTACCACAACTAATAAATTCCGAACAAGAAGCTTTAGCTGTTGCTGATTTATTTAAAACCAAAGCTTTCATTGGTAGTCAAGCAAGTAAAGCCGCAATACTTCCTTTATTACCCAAAGCTAAAATCATTCATTTAGCAACTTATGGTGTATTAGATGATATCAAAAGACAAGGTATACCTGGCGGAGTTGCATTAGCTGGAGAAAATAACGGACTCCTCACCGCCAGCGAAATTCTGAATTTATATAACCAACCAAAAGGTAAACGTTTACGCGCTAGGTTAGCTTTTGTCAGTGCTGGTGAGCCTGGACATGGTAGCATAGGTAACGGCTTACTGGGTTTATCGTTAGCATTGATGACATCGGGCGTACCTAGTGTGATTGTCTCGCAATGGGCAGCACCAGATACACCAACATCTGTGTTAACTACTGAATTTTATCGTCAGTTAAAGCAAAACCCGAATAAAGCCCAAGCATTACAAAAGGCGATGTTAGCCACTATGAAGCAGTACCCTAATCCCAAAGATTGGGCAGGATTTAATTTAATTGGAGAATTACATTAA
- a CDS encoding ShlB/FhaC/HecB family hemolysin secretion/activation protein, with translation MSNLKSTVYFGSFKKHIHWLSISLIFSCACVILASPSLAQAPNPQGNPNQDRFPQPGTTPEPLPPESQPPIQPTPTPTPETPPPESSQTIKVEKINVTGSTIFPPERFQSIIQTLEGREVTVEELRKAADAITQLYLNQGYITSRAILVDQTVNNGIVEIRVIEGTIEKIEIQGTKRLNPEYVRSRVALGTGKPLLTAALEDQLRLLRADPLFSNVEASLRAGSGVGQSILIVRVTEAQPFNAALTVDNYSPPSIGSERLGVNASYRNLSGLGDEFSAAYYLTTRGGANIFDFNYRLPLNPMDGTLQLRTSFNDTNVVEEPFAGFDIRGESQLYEISFRQPLIRTPREEFALSLGFAVQNGQTFTFAGPTPFGFGPDDDGNSRTRVIKFGQDYVVRDLNGAWALRSLFSFGLGIFDATSNPSPIPDGQFFSWLAQAQRVQRLSTDSVLVAQAELQLTPNALLPAQQFVVGGGQSVRGYRQNVRAGDNGVRLTVENRLTVQRDASGNSTLQVSPFFDMAYVWNVDDNPNTLQQQKFIAGIGLGVLFQPIPQLDIKLDYGYPLIDLDDRGSNAQDDGFYFSVGYRL, from the coding sequence ATGTCTAATTTAAAATCTACCGTTTATTTTGGGTCATTCAAAAAACACATACATTGGCTATCTATCAGCCTGATTTTTAGTTGTGCTTGTGTTATTTTAGCTTCGCCATCCTTAGCACAAGCACCAAATCCCCAAGGAAACCCCAATCAAGACCGCTTTCCCCAGCCAGGAACAACGCCAGAACCCTTACCGCCAGAATCACAACCCCCTATACAACCAACACCAACCCCAACGCCGGAAACTCCACCCCCAGAAAGTTCGCAAACGATAAAAGTAGAGAAAATCAATGTTACCGGGAGTACAATTTTCCCTCCAGAGAGATTCCAATCAATTATTCAGACTTTAGAAGGGCGGGAAGTCACAGTTGAAGAACTACGTAAAGCGGCGGATGCTATCACCCAACTGTACCTTAACCAAGGCTACATTACTTCTAGGGCAATTTTGGTAGACCAAACCGTTAACAATGGAATAGTAGAAATTCGCGTCATTGAAGGGACAATCGAAAAAATCGAAATTCAAGGTACAAAACGGTTAAATCCTGAATATGTGCGTAGTCGTGTAGCATTAGGTACAGGTAAACCGCTTTTAACTGCTGCATTAGAAGACCAATTAAGATTACTCCGGGCTGATCCTTTATTTTCTAACGTTGAAGCTAGTTTAAGGGCGGGTAGTGGTGTTGGTCAAAGTATTTTGATAGTGCGTGTTACGGAAGCACAACCCTTTAATGCAGCTTTGACTGTTGATAATTATTCTCCTCCTAGCATTGGTTCGGAAAGATTGGGTGTGAATGCTAGTTACCGCAACCTCTCTGGGCTGGGCGATGAATTTAGTGCGGCTTATTATTTAACCACTAGGGGAGGCGCAAATATTTTTGATTTTAATTATCGCCTACCACTGAACCCGATGGATGGGACTTTACAACTGCGAACCTCATTCAATGATACGAATGTTGTCGAAGAACCATTTGCGGGTTTCGATATCAGAGGAGAATCTCAACTCTACGAAATTAGTTTTAGACAACCACTAATTAGAACACCCCGTGAAGAATTTGCCTTATCTTTAGGTTTTGCGGTGCAGAATGGTCAAACCTTTACCTTTGCAGGGCCGACACCCTTTGGTTTTGGGCCAGATGACGACGGGAACAGTCGCACCCGTGTAATTAAGTTTGGTCAAGATTATGTGGTGCGGGATCTAAATGGTGCTTGGGCATTGCGATCGCTATTTAGTTTCGGTCTTGGTATATTTGATGCTACCAGCAATCCCAGCCCTATCCCCGACGGACAGTTTTTTAGCTGGTTAGCACAAGCCCAACGAGTCCAACGCCTGAGTACAGATAGTGTATTAGTCGCCCAAGCAGAATTACAACTAACCCCCAATGCTTTGTTACCCGCCCAGCAATTTGTAGTCGGTGGTGGTCAGTCAGTACGCGGTTATCGTCAAAACGTCCGCGCTGGTGATAACGGTGTGCGCCTCACCGTCGAAAACCGCCTGACAGTTCAACGCGATGCGTCTGGTAATTCCACACTGCAAGTTTCGCCTTTCTTTGATATGGCTTATGTCTGGAATGTGGATGATAATCCAAATACCTTACAACAACAAAAATTCATTGCCGGTATTGGACTGGGCGTATTATTTCAACCCATACCACAGCTTGATATCAAACTTGATTATGGGTATCCTTTGATAGACCTAGATGACCGGGGAAGCAACGCCCAAGATGATGGTTTTTACTTCAGTGTTGGCTATCGGTTGTAG
- a CDS encoding SDR family oxidoreductase, which produces MTSIAGKTVLLTGASGGIGSFIARALVKEKATIIAVSRSQAKLDEICTEIAALGGRGIGIEFDISQVTELPILLHQINQVAGQIDILINNAAVEKYRPFQDYTLQDIQSILTTNLVAGMELTRLILPSMLARNSGHIVNIASGSGKKGMPYNSIYSASKAGLIMWTDALRQELAETNVGVSVVCPGYTETGMFSALGVPAPSLARVAPPQEVAIAILNAIKQNQAEVILDGFVSKLLFSNFQLFPKFGDLVFKWIGVTKLNKTCAEKQMRV; this is translated from the coding sequence ATGACATCAATAGCGGGTAAAACAGTACTTTTAACCGGAGCATCGGGTGGTATTGGTTCATTTATTGCGCGTGCTTTAGTAAAAGAGAAAGCGACCATCATTGCTGTTTCTCGTTCCCAAGCAAAGTTGGATGAAATCTGTACAGAAATAGCGGCTTTGGGTGGTAGAGGAATTGGCATTGAATTTGATATTAGCCAAGTAACAGAATTACCAATTTTATTACATCAAATTAATCAAGTCGCAGGTCAAATTGATATTTTAATTAATAACGCTGCTGTTGAAAAATATCGACCCTTCCAGGACTATACTCTCCAAGATATTCAGTCTATTTTGACCACAAATTTAGTTGCGGGTATGGAATTAACACGCTTGATTTTACCAAGTATGTTAGCGCGAAATAGTGGTCATATTGTGAATATTGCATCTGGTTCTGGTAAAAAAGGAATGCCATACAACAGTATTTATTCAGCTAGTAAAGCAGGTTTGATTATGTGGACTGATGCTTTACGCCAAGAGTTAGCTGAGACAAATGTTGGTGTGTCGGTAGTTTGTCCTGGATATACGGAAACGGGGATGTTTTCAGCTTTGGGAGTACCTGCGCCTAGTTTAGCCCGTGTTGCACCACCACAAGAAGTTGCGATCGCAATTTTAAACGCCATCAAGCAAAATCAAGCCGAAGTAATTTTAGATGGCTTTGTTTCCAAACTTTTATTTTCTAATTTCCAGCTTTTTCCCAAATTTGGTGACTTAGTTTTTAAATGGATAGGTGTCACTAAACTCAACAAAACTTGTGCTGAAAAGCAAATGCGAGTTTGA
- a CDS encoding GMC oxidoreductase → MSNNHYDFIIIGTGAGGGTLAYKLAPSGKKILVLEQGTFLPREKNNWDTKQVLQKSYYRTNDIWYDQENKQINPAAHYYVGGNTKFYGGALFRLRERDFEEVIHQGGISPAWPLRYKDFAPYYDQAEKLYEVHGNRGLDPTEPATNCDYPFPAISHEPYVQELYLGLKNQGLHPFYLPLAIKLNEVNRHLSACIRCDTCDGFPCMVHAKGDAEVNGMRPAIAYNNVKLITQAKVVRLHTSASGQEITKVEAEIQGQPQIFSGNIVIVAGGAINSAALLLKSANDKHPQGLANSSQLVGRNYMVHNCAVVMTLSTKPNQTIFPKTLALTDFYWGEHDFPYPMGSIQSLGNIHKDRIIAYGPPLMPNIVAEKIANHSLAWWVMNEDLPDANNRISVQGDKIVINYQNNNQIAFNRLIQRWIKTLKSLDQATENQHFSLHITQHLGLDAVGHQCGTCRFGENPQTSVLDINCRTHDIDNLYVVDGSFFPSSAAVNPSLTIMANALRVGEHLLGRSKGVGSRE, encoded by the coding sequence ATGTCGAATAATCATTATGATTTTATCATCATCGGCACTGGGGCTGGTGGTGGAACTTTAGCATACAAGTTAGCCCCTAGCGGTAAGAAAATTTTAGTTTTAGAACAAGGTACTTTCTTACCTAGAGAAAAGAATAACTGGGACACAAAACAAGTATTGCAAAAAAGCTACTACCGTACTAACGATATTTGGTATGACCAAGAAAATAAACAAATCAATCCAGCCGCACATTATTATGTAGGTGGTAATACAAAATTTTATGGCGGTGCGTTGTTTAGATTACGCGAACGAGACTTTGAAGAAGTAATTCATCAAGGCGGAATTTCCCCTGCATGGCCATTAAGATATAAAGACTTTGCCCCTTATTACGACCAAGCAGAAAAACTTTACGAAGTACATGGAAATCGCGGTTTAGACCCGACAGAACCAGCAACCAATTGTGATTATCCCTTTCCTGCTATTAGTCATGAACCTTATGTTCAAGAACTATATTTAGGACTAAAAAATCAAGGTTTACATCCATTTTATTTACCTCTCGCCATTAAACTCAACGAAGTCAACCGTCATTTAAGTGCTTGCATTCGTTGTGATACTTGTGATGGTTTTCCCTGCATGGTTCATGCTAAAGGTGATGCGGAAGTTAATGGGATGCGTCCAGCGATCGCCTATAATAATGTCAAACTAATTACTCAAGCCAAAGTTGTTCGCTTACACACTAGCGCATCAGGACAAGAAATCACAAAAGTAGAAGCAGAAATTCAAGGACAGCCGCAAATCTTTTCTGGCAATATTGTGATTGTGGCTGGAGGTGCAATTAATTCTGCCGCATTATTACTCAAATCTGCTAACGATAAACACCCCCAAGGTTTAGCTAATAGTTCACAACTTGTAGGGCGAAATTATATGGTACATAATTGTGCAGTCGTTATGACTTTAAGCACAAAACCAAACCAAACAATTTTCCCTAAAACTTTAGCACTAACTGATTTTTATTGGGGCGAACATGATTTTCCCTATCCAATGGGTAGCATCCAATCACTGGGTAACATCCATAAAGATAGAATTATTGCCTATGGGCCGCCATTAATGCCCAATATTGTTGCCGAAAAAATAGCGAATCATTCTCTAGCTTGGTGGGTAATGAATGAAGATTTACCTGATGCAAATAATCGGATATCTGTGCAAGGCGATAAAATTGTGATTAACTATCAAAATAACAATCAAATAGCTTTTAATCGCTTAATTCAACGCTGGATTAAAACTTTAAAATCCCTTGACCAAGCTACAGAAAATCAGCATTTTTCATTACATATCACTCAACATCTCGGCTTAGATGCTGTTGGTCATCAATGCGGTACTTGTCGTTTTGGTGAAAATCCCCAAACCTCTGTCTTAGATATTAATTGCCGTACCCACGATATTGATAATCTCTATGTTGTTGATGGCAGCTTTTTCCCTTCTAGTGCTGCTGTTAACCCATCTCTCACAATTATGGCTAATGCTTTGCGCGTAGGCGAACATTTATTAGGAAGAAGTAAGGGAGTAGGGAGTAGGGAGTAG
- a CDS encoding DMT family transporter — protein MQLKLSASRLPFAPLLLIAPFFLWGTAMVAMKGVIPHTTPLFMAGVRLLPAGVLILVAAALMGRPQPQGWKAWLWISLFGLVDGTLFQGFLAEGLVRTSAGLGSVMIDSQPLAVALLSLWLFQEHIGFWGWLGLGLGVTGISLIGLPDEWIFHLLGTQGNITIGNWQDLFASGEWLMLLAALSMAIGTVLIRFVTRYADPVSATGWHMIIGGLPLWGVSALTESQQWQNIVTPDWLALGYATVFGSAIAYALFFYFASSGSLTSLSSLTFLTPVFALLFGNLFLSEILSPLQWIGVALTLISIYLINQRDNLAGQKQTLNVTETTTTQQPQVLEVSSKKLNSVSLKVREPEAETLP, from the coding sequence ATGCAACTGAAACTCAGTGCATCTCGTCTACCCTTCGCACCTCTGTTGTTAATTGCGCCGTTTTTCCTCTGGGGAACAGCAATGGTCGCTATGAAAGGTGTTATTCCCCACACCACACCACTATTCATGGCGGGTGTGCGCTTGTTACCAGCCGGAGTGTTAATTTTGGTCGCAGCCGCACTGATGGGTAGACCCCAGCCACAGGGTTGGAAAGCCTGGTTATGGATTTCTTTATTTGGGTTGGTTGATGGGACGTTATTCCAAGGCTTTTTAGCAGAGGGTTTGGTGCGAACCAGTGCCGGGTTAGGATCGGTGATGATTGATTCCCAACCTTTAGCAGTGGCTTTATTATCGCTGTGGCTATTTCAAGAACATATTGGTTTTTGGGGATGGTTAGGACTGGGTTTAGGAGTCACAGGTATTAGCTTAATTGGCTTACCGGATGAGTGGATTTTTCATTTGCTGGGTACGCAAGGAAATATCACCATTGGTAATTGGCAAGATTTATTTGCTAGTGGTGAATGGTTAATGCTGTTAGCGGCGCTGTCGATGGCTATTGGGACAGTGTTAATTAGATTTGTGACACGTTATGCTGACCCGGTAAGTGCTACTGGCTGGCACATGATTATTGGTGGTTTGCCATTGTGGGGAGTGTCGGCTTTAACAGAATCTCAGCAATGGCAGAATATTGTCACACCCGATTGGCTGGCGTTGGGATATGCCACAGTATTTGGTAGTGCGATCGCTTATGCTTTATTCTTTTATTTTGCTTCTAGTGGTAGTTTAACTAGCCTCAGCTCCCTGACGTTTCTCACACCAGTCTTTGCCCTACTATTTGGTAATCTCTTCCTCTCTGAAATTCTCAGTCCGTTGCAATGGATAGGCGTTGCGCTAACATTAATCAGCATCTACCTAATTAATCAGCGAGATAACCTAGCCGGACAAAAGCAAACTCTCAATGTCACCGAAACAACTACGACACAACAGCCACAAGTTTTAGAAGTATCATCAAAAAAGCTCAATTCCGTTTCTCTCAAGGTGAGAGAACCTGAAGCGGAAACTTTACCCTAA